The genome window CATGGCCATGAGGGCAGCCACAAGGAAGGTCTTGTCGCCAACTTCGGAGACGAGAATCATGGTGAGAGACAGGACGAAGGAGTGGAAGGGTTGAATAACACCCTCAGCTTCGTCGTCGAGGCTGGAAGAAGACTTGCCCTTGGACTTTGAAAGATCCAAGTGGTCCTTGTGCGCCGAGTTGGGGAGCGGGTTGGGCTTGTCGTCGAGCTTGTCAGGGAGGCCGGCCGGTTTCTGTTGCATGTCAGCATTTCACGTCTCAACCAATGGGATGGCAACCAAGAAACTCACCTCGAGCCCCGCAACCTCGTCGGCAGTGTGGTGATCGTGATCGTGTTCTTTGCCAGTGGTGGTGTCCTTCTCGCTCGAAAGCTTCTCCTGTTCACTGTGCGGCAGAGGGGGCTTCTCCTTGGGGGCCTCGGGCTTGTTGTCGGCCTTTTCGCCAGTACGGCCCTCGGCTGCCTTGCGCGCCTTATCCTTTTCGCTGACACCTCCTTCGGTGCCCGTGGTTCCCTCCTTGGGCTTCTGGCGTGTCTTGTCGTTCATGACACCATCGTTGGTCTCGGGGATCTTCTTGCCATCGACAACAGTTGGGTCGGACGGACGTCCCTTCAAGGGAGGCAATCCCTTCTTGCCATCTGTCTCGGCACTCTCTTTCTTGGTCTCTCGGGTCTGGTCAACGAAGGGACCCTCGTGGGGCATGCCATCTTTGCCATCGACAGGCGCGTGATCAGTGCCGTATCTAGTCTTGATGCCAGAGGTGACGGTCGAGTCGGTGGCCTTTTCGGTGGAAGCTACGGCCTTGCCGCCATTCTTGTCCTTGGTTTCGACGGCGAGACCAGCGACGAGGGATgggatgaggaggaggagcaaaGGGGAGGGTCGAGTGCGCAGCCTCATGATGACTCGTTCGGGCTGTCAAGCCTCGCTGGTATCTGGACAATGGATGTGAAATGTAAAGGAGAGTTTGCAAGTAAGCTCGAGAAATATTCTGCTCCTCTGctaagggggaaaaagaaaaggaaggaTGTTTTGGTAGTTTCTGATTGACTCTGGCAATGCGACTGCTCAGCCACGGGTTCTAAAATTGTTACGTATCTTTTGCTGCACGTCCACGGGGTAAGCAAGTACCTGAGGGTACCTGGGACGTGAGGTGGGAAGAACTGGACGCGCTGCCGCCCGTCGCGGCCCCCCATGTTCCGAATCCCTTGAGGCGCCCCACAGGGAGCGACATTGGGGATCATGGAACCCCTAGAATGTTTCCGCCAGAGAGGCTCTGAGGGGGATATTTACATAGAGGACAGTTGGAATGTCGGATAACGGCTTAAGACATATAGGCGTATTAAACAGTTGAACTGCAGACAATCGACTGTTCATGCATGCGTAGGGTGTAAAACAAACTTTTAATGCCGCCGTACATATGTATAACAGCTAAATTAATAGATAGGAACGTCCTCGCTGAACCCTTTGCCATCATTTCGTAAACCGGTTGGTGTACTCGAAGACACACGACACTCAAATGTGTGCTGCGTTACGTTTGACTCGCATTTGACCAGGTTGCATCCAGGCGACCCCAGATTTGCTGACAGAATTCCAAGAAGATGCTTGGCTCGACCCGAAAAAGGTACGTATCTCTAAAGTGCCCGAGGAGAGCTTCAACAGCTGGCGCCACTGACTTGCCGGAGCTTACAGCAGCTGTGCTATCTTATCTCCGCCGTTTGGTCCAGGACACCCCACCTCCCCCGGGGACTGAATGAATGTCGTCACGAACGACCACTTCTTCATGAAACATAATCTGAGCGTTGCGTCCTATTGTCTATCCTGATCACTTTAATCGTCTTGCTCTCCTGCACGTCAGCCTTAGAACGCACCACGTACATATAGCTCGGCATCTGAACGATTGTCACGGACATTCTTCCATAGGACCCTCCATCACACGTCGGCCGTCTCAAATCCGAGCTCCGTTGTATCACTAAGCATCAATCCGAACTTCCGTGTGAACCCAAAGCCAAAATGGAAGACTCTGGAGACAGCATTCGATCGCCATCAGCAAGCATGAATTTGATTGAAGAGGATGATGAGCCTGCCTGGACTTATACCTATGATCCGGAAGATGCCGAAGGAatggacgacgacgatgagtACGACCCCGACTTTCAAGACGAGccagaggaagaagacggagacgatgatgatgagtATCACGGTAGCAATACCTCTTTTTCACGTTGAACCATGTAGAAACTTACCATGCGCAGATGCTGAGGACGGCGAGGACAGCAACGTAGAGGTGGAAGTGTTCATGGGTGCTggcgacgaggacgacgatgatgCTGAGGAAGACGGCATGGCCGCTATGCCAATATCGAGACTCATGACTCTCATCAGTGAGTCGAAACTTAGGCTCGAGTAAAACTGTGTGCCAACCTCGCTAATCTACATACAGCCGGTGCTGCGGGCAACGGAACAGGGTTTCTTACACGAGCACAGCTGCTAGGCCTCATTCAAAGTGGCGAAGTGACATTACGCACCACTCacgacgaagaagacgatGACGAAGATATTGGATGGGGAAGAAGACGCAGACGGCCTCGCGCACGGGAGCCGAATCGGTTCCCTAAAGTACCGAGCGAAGAGGGCACGAAGTTGATGCACTCTGGCGTTTTCGGCGCAAACGATTACCGAGTCACGAAGAAGAAGCAACTGGCACGCAGGATATTAGACCGTGAGCTTGGTCTGGGGGATAGGCGCGACCGGAAGCAGAACCAAGATCTCATGGCCCAGGGCATGATACCCTCGACGAACCCCGAAATGATTGTGCACTACGACGACCCAGTGTATTCCGGCCAGTTCTCCGACGACGGTAATTTCTTTTACGCCTGCGGTCACGACTTCAAGGTCCGCATGTACGACACCTCGAATCCGTACAATTGGAAATATTACAAGACGGTCAATTACCCCTGGGGACAGTGGACATTGACCGACGCATCCTTAAGTCCTGACAACCGCTGGCTCGCTTATACATCAATCCAAAGCAACGTTTGTCTGGCACCTACGGATCCCAACGACACGGGAGATCCATACACATTGGATCTGGCAGAGAGGAGTGCGGGAACTCGACACGCAGGATGGCGATCGAGACATTCCTTTGGTATTTGGTCTGTTAGATTTTCGGGAGATGGTCGTGAGCTCGTGGCCGGCACCAACATGCAGTCGATCGTCGTCTATGATATTGAATCGCGCACTGTGTTACACAATGTCGTCGGCCACGAAGACGACGTGAACGCTGTGTGCTTTGCAGACAAGTCTTCTCCGCACATTCTCTACTCTGGATCAGACGATGCCACCATCAAAGTCTGGGATCGACGTAGCATGGGAGACGGCCGGCCAGCTGGCGCTTTCGTGGGCCACGTCGAAGGTCTCACGTACATTGACAGTAAAGGCGACGGTCGATACATTCTAAGTAACGGCAAGGACCAGACGATGAAACTTTGGGACTTGAGAATGGTCATGTCCACGGCCAAGTACGACGAGGTCAACCCCACTAGGTTAACCAGCAACAGCGACTTCGATTACCGGTGGGGAACATATAGGGACGAAGACTGGTTCCCGCACCCCAACGATAACTCATTGGTGACGTTCAGAGGACATCGTGTAATGCGCACGCTGATTCGATGCCACTTTTCACCGCCATCAAGTACCAATTCGCGGTACGTCTACTCTGGTAGTCAGGATGGCAAGGTTTACATTTGGAACATGGACGCCACGCTCGCTGGTACCATCGACGTGAGGAAGGCCACCAAGAACTCGCGGCCACTGGAGCGCAGATACCGTATATATCACGGCGACGACTTCCCCGGTTGGAACACGTGTGTGCGTGACGTGAGCTGGCATCCCAATGCGCCAGTCCTCGCTGGTAAGTCCTTCATATTATGCGAGTTTCGGGCTGTAGCTAACGTCTTTCAGCGTCTGCATGGAACGGATTCAACATGGCTCATGGGACCTGCACGCTGCATTCGTACAACGAAGCCGAAGATGACGAGGCAGAGCCGCCAATGGGTCGCAATGTCGACGAGAAGCTGCGCCCCGTTGGCGAATCATTCCAAAGCTAGTTACTTCTCGTCAGGAACCGGTTCACTTTTGAGAAAGCGCTGTGGGATGATTATTTCAATTATTTTGTACATCTTCCACACATGTCCCACCCCTCTTTTGGCAATGATACATGATCGATGAAGCCTCTTTGGTCTCGGGGTATCTCTCATCACTCCCGCACAGAACCTCTTCCAAGTGTTGCTGCGCCGCTTCTGCAATCTGCCCGTGCAATGCTTTTGAGACCCATCCCTGC of Colletotrichum lupini chromosome 8, complete sequence contains these proteins:
- a CDS encoding WD repeat domain-containing protein, which codes for MDVKCKGEFASCIQATPDLLTEFQEDAWLDPKKQLCYLISAVCLRTHHDPPSHVGRLKSELRCITKHQSELPCEPKAKMEDSGDSIRSPSASMNLIEEDDEPAWTYTYDPEDAEGMDDDDEYDPDFQDEPEEEDGDDDDEYHDAEDGEDSNVEVEVFMGAGDEDDDDAEEDGMAAMPISRLMTLITGAAGNGTGFLTRAQLLGLIQSGEVTLRTTHDEEDDDEDIGWGRRRRRPRAREPNRFPKVPSEEGTKLMHSGVFGANDYRVTKKKQLARRILDRELGLGDRRDRKQNQDLMAQGMIPSTNPEMIVHYDDPVYSGQFSDDGNFFYACGHDFKVRMYDTSNPYNWKYYKTVNYPWGQWTLTDASLSPDNRWLAYTSIQSNVCLAPTDPNDTGDPYTLDLAERSAGTRHAGWRSRHSFGIWSVRFSGDGRELVAGTNMQSIVVYDIESRTVLHNVVGHEDDVNAVCFADKSSPHILYSGSDDATIKVWDRRSMGDGRPAGAFVGHVEGLTYIDSKGDGRYILSNGKDQTMKLWDLRMVMSTAKYDEVNPTRLTSNSDFDYRWGTYRDEDWFPHPNDNSLVTFRGHRVMRTLIRCHFSPPSSTNSRYVYSGSQDGKVYIWNMDATLAGTIDVRKATKNSRPLERRYRIYHGDDFPGWNTCVRDVSWHPNAPVLAASAWNGFNMAHGTCTLHSYNEAEDDEAEPPMGRNVDEKLRPNLFQVLLRRFCNLPVQCF